The DNA sequence CAGCCATTCCATGCACCTGATGGAAAAAGCCGGGGCCGCCAGCTCAATCTTTATTTCCTGCCGCAAAAGAACTGAGGAATCACACGAACCAGCCCTGTGGAGTGGTTTTGGAGGCAGCGGAGTGCAGCAGAGAATTCAGCAGGCAGTAGAGGATGGCTTAAAGGAGTTTCAGGTTCTCAAGCTCAACCCAGTGGATGAGATGGTGGCTTCTTATGGTCGGGCCTTGAGAGTACTGTCCGAACAATGGCCGGTTATTGACGGCGAAGAAGAAGTTGGTCCCATCCGGGCCATGAATGAAGCCAGCCGTGTTGTATCCGAAAACCAGATCCAGAGATTGACCAATGGCCGTCTCAAAGTTTCAGACCTTTCTCCAGAGGCATCCATGGCCCTCACCCTGTTTGGCATATTCAGGCTCGGGGAAATTCCTTTTGATGAAGTGCTGAACATTTCCAAATCCCTGAACATTGCAATAGAAAGTAAGACCGGCGGATATAACCCTGATGGTCGTTTTATCGGCTATAACTCTCAGGCAGGAAATGTTTCTCGTAAACGAAGCTCTAAGCAGAGTGAGACAGGTTATCACGCACCATTGGTGCGCAAGGGATCAAAGCTGAGGCTTGCAGCACCAGAAGAACGTCATCCCAGAAGGCTGGAATTTCCCCAGTCAGAGTGGGATATTCTCTATGGTGTGATCATGGCCTACCGGGAAGGAGATATCCCTGTGGCCAGGGCTTATCTGGACAACCATGCCGCGGATAAGCAGCAGCTCATTCTTGACCTGTTGGACGTATGGGCGGCTGAAATTCCGGATGAATCCTTGCAAAAGGAAGCCCAGGGGATTATTTTTGGACTCAAGTAGCAATATCAAGCTTGAAACTAAAGGGCATTTTCCTTTGCTCCGAGGAGGTTTATAATGGAAAGAGAACACCTGCTGACTGTGCTCAGGGAACAAAAACCTTACTTAAGGACCAGGTTTAATATTAACAAAATCGGACTGTTCGGCTCCCATGCCAAAGGTCTTGCTGACGATTCAAGCGATATTGATGTTGTTGTTGAGCTGAATTCTCCACTTGGATTCAAGTTTATGGAGCTTTGCGAGTACCTTGAAGATGTTTTGGGGGGGAAAGTAGATGTACTTACATCTGACGGCGTGAAGCAGATTCGACTGCCTGAAATTGCCGACTCCATT is a window from the Desulfonatronovibrio magnus genome containing:
- a CDS encoding nucleotidyltransferase family protein; the protein is MEREHLLTVLREQKPYLRTRFNINKIGLFGSHAKGLADDSSDIDVVVELNSPLGFKFMELCEYLEDVLGGKVDVLTSDGVKQIRLPEIADSIEKETTYV